The DNA sequence GATACTGGTGAGATCCACCCTTTTTGAAACTCTTTTTTTCTGGTAtaccattatttttttaacgATCGAtcgcttctttttttgtttgctgaactttctttttttgtgtcagaTTACCGTGTTTTTGTGTCGAACGGACGGGTGAAAAGCCGCCGGCGTGAGGACCTTTCGGGATGTAAAATTTGAAGTGGACCATTTGATTTGaagttttgtattttgtgaGGGAAGGACTTTAGTTAATTTAGAAATCATAAAGGTTTAGTttatatttgtaattttgttgtaatatttttgttgttaggggaaacagtgttttttctatttgaaaagaagacagaaataaagaaactgaagaaatttTAAAAGAGACTCCGATTGTGTTTATGGGGTGCATTAATAGTGATAGTGacaattaacttttttttctggttgttttattttattatttctgagaTGAACCCCTTGGTGAAGTGACCCCTACTTGGAAAAGTTTGAGTTTTACAAAGTGACAGTTTCATAGTGCTTCAAGTGGTTGTTGGTATGAGAAAAATATTCTCTACTAGATACTATGACACTCtcaggacacaaaatgagctcTGCACTTTCAACAGGTAAAACATCAACATGACATCTACTTACATGACTTTTAAGAGCATTCCATGTTTTGAATGAGCATGGGGAATCTtagtatgtgcatgtgtggcgtgaggagagaaggagaagaaagacgtTGTGACAATGCTACCCAGGGGAGTTTCACCCCCGGGACATTCTATTCAATATGATCAACCCAGAATCACTTAAACACTCTCAAAGGCACACACAGGTTCATAATCACTTGGGCAAGAGATGTGTTCCAAAAGTATAACAGCAACTATATTAAATTACATCATtaattgttaaaaataaggGTCAAGGCCACCGGGTTTAAATGGTAAAGTAGAAGCACTCAAATATTAAAGGGATAGGTCGGCTTACCACAGCGGCAGGCcaaaaatcagaaaatcaaGAGAAAAGGGGTCCAAACATAATCCCACACCTGTGACAagacacaacaatgaaaaaGGGGACTCGTGAAACCACGAACAGGGATTGGACTGCCACAAAGGCTCATCGAACCTgctcaaaagaaacaaattattagtactcctaattTAACAGAGGCCTGGTGACCAGACCGATATGCATGACCTGTCCTAAgatactcacacacactctcactccACAGAACAATGGTTAAAACACATCAATACAATGCAATAGGGTTGCACAGCCTAGGGCTTCAGCGCAGAAAGTGCAGTATCGTGAACAGTGGCGTCACTAGGCCTATTTTAGGGGGGGCTTCAGCCCCCCCAAAATATTGTCAAGCCCCcctaaataattttatgttcatttattttttaaaaaagttttttttttttttacaaaaaaagtgccaaaaagttccatataatgtgaccagaatatgagtttaaatacataatCACATAACCAGTCATTTTTAACTTAGATACGATCATAAATCTTAGTTTCTCTTCACTTCATAGTGGAAGGTAGAGAGTCTGAGTCGGTCCGTCGTTATCCAGtccattccacttgttcatatggagcacgcccacatcactcaaatccagtccacgttttccctgCAACCTAGTCTGCTCTCGGTGCGTGCAGCACAACGAGCACACAGAACGGACGAGAGCAGCATTAGAAGAACGTGAACAAGAATGGATATGcgaaatgttttcaggagagtaagtattcatcactgctgctaacaataagttagctccagcccccccagctaacagcagaaagtcccatgtaattaatgaaccaaatgctccctgtttgacaaataaaaacctggcttgttcactctgtaggAGAGAGTCCCTGTAAAGGAGGCAGCGTGAGACGCTGCTGTATCTCTGTGCACGTCGTAACTTTGTTGTTCTGCGGtcaaaagttacatttcagctctaaaagaacgctgctacttagctagctagttagggtgaaatgcactgtgaaggttctggttgttTATAGAGTTAGGtgtgcactcttttttttttttttttttttaccatatactatctttggggtgacttccttctggagcatcagctccagcatcagatacacacaatgaaacaggagctgagctcattcacgtatgattatgtgaataatggtgataataataataataatgataatcacTCCACCACCCCTATTGACCTgtaggagtcagggcagaggagcagagagcgTGAGAGGAGAGAAACTTCTGGAAAGGTGAGTCTAAAGGATTTTACAGGAGAgagtcatttgtgatgcagacagtcttggatttttatggaacttgatatgaatatgaaatatgaaacatttcagtccaggtgCATCATATAAGACTTATTTAACTTGAGCTTTTGTTTAGGAGAGTAATGATTGGAAAGTGGAGATAGCCAAGAGAGAGAGATATAAGCCAAATatacaacataaataaataaataattttgctagttttggacctaatatgactctgttttcactggttggactGAAGAAGACTAAGACCAGGAGCACTGTGGCTCCAGAGGGAACACTCTCCTCTATTATGACtattaaaatggctggtttggagCCATGCAATAAATGGGAACCCACCCCAGAGatcatcaaggcttcaaaaaaaGCCACCAGGGagtacaacatggctcacacaaattcatttttccctgtacttttcctgttcctgtttacagttgtgccatttattctgaatttacagtctttattatttatttttgggcctcgttaataagttattcagtcatttagtcctgggtttagtccatgataccctgctcctgtgaaGTCAGATCTGGTTTAGTCCTGATTTTAGTCCATGTCCCCCGGCTCCTGTGAGACAGAGTTTAGTgtgtgattgtaattctgttcagtgaatagataatttaagttataaagatgttttgcttttgcttaagcactttttattgtttagttgctgatgtggtcaaattgaagctgttgtgcattagaatcctccaagacaaatgttacaagtggttgctggagttatttcagttctgcacatatttatggaaaatgctgaaatgtgttgtgctcatccagccacagaactttcatccatattttacatgaagaactattttcaatactgcctgccgttgcagttatttttttgcctttttttttgtttagctcaatgttgttttttattatccctctataataagattttaacaaaatgctcatAACAtataccagaatgcaggaaataggatcagtaattttcaaaattttctgggggaggacccccagaccccccatcagcatcctgcacaaaccaaatctcactctgaggTCTGGTCATAACTTGGCAGCTCtgagttattgtgttgtgagcaaaagtcatggccactgtggtgtaaaacatttacacagtaaagtatctctgaataaatctaaatcttaatgtggaaaagcaatttctcagtttttgttagctgtaaaaGTAAATGTTcgctcacatcctgtgcatctcctgggggctaagccccccctgtccttaaaaccaAGTGACGCCTCTGATCATGAAACTAGTATGCCGAAGCGAAGAGCCACAGGGAGAGCAGGCCGACACGAGAGCCCACAGAAAAGCCAATACAGCTGTAGGAAAACAGAGCGAGCCGAAACAGCAGCCAGTCCAGGGAAGCGGTGGTGTTCGACAGACCACACGCTTAGCTGCACCCTATGGAAGGTAAACAATCAAACAAGCATAATtattaagttacccctctttgtgaaacaggctagagttaccccgctTTCTCTGGTTAGTTACCTCGCTTcatgaaacggaaaactctgagttttcctcatttcagggttaacaaactcagagttttcactaaacctgcttcatgaaacaggccctagtttaaattgttgaaatacacacaaacacattttataatGGGTAAATTACATCACACAGACAGTATTACGAAAATAacaacatttattgtttttttcagtttactgAAAAATGAACATGTTGTAATGAGTAAGAAAGCAGAAtacaaatttaagaaaaaacaaccacattatttaaaaagcaCACATAGAAActctaaacatttttaaccaagTGCATTTTACTCAAGAACTTCATCAtcttcttgaaaaaaaataggaaaaaatcCATCAAATGGAAGAAGAGAACCAAAATTTGACCATTTTGGATTCCAATCATTTGTCAAGTGcaatttactattatttttttttgcatttttttaagtgGCTAGTTTCTTTTATATTTAgcaaatctgtttttgcaacTTTAAGTCATTAGTCTtgatggattaaaaaaaatgattccaaataaatctgacattaaaatgcCTTTTAGAGAATAGTGACAATGATCAACttaatttatgcatttttaaaaactaaagtCACGAGGTGCTTCCCAAAGCATTAAAATATACAACACATTACGAAGCAACAATTAGACATGAAAATTCAAAATATCAGTAAATTATAGCGTCGACTGAAAGACGTATAAATTGTAGCTTCAGAAAATAACTTGGATGAAGCTCTTTTCCTCTGCAGACACATTGGTTACATGACAAGTAAATTCTCAATGTAAGAAACACCGAgatataataatgaaaaaacaacaacattgtgTATTTAGTGCAAATAATGTAGCCAAAGTTTGAGTGCAAACTGAGCTTTGGCTGAGTGTCCAGGTTCCATATATAAAAAATTGTTTATTGgcaaactaaaaaaagaaaaaagaaaaagaaaagccacATTTTAGTAAACTTAAGGGCTGATTATCGCgattaaaaaagaacaaatcatTAATCTTCATTATTCAtttacatgctgtgaatgttagaaaatgacaaagtgaGTCGTTAGCTACAAAAAATGGTAAAGCTTAAAACATTATTTAGGCCAAATGTGTGGTGAAAAGATCTGGTTTCACCTAAATTAAAAAGTTAGAGAATAGTACAACAAAAgctaaaaattaaagaataataatGCAGAAGTCAGTGCACACTAATATGTTCAGACACAAAAGATACAAACTTAAAAACAAGTTTACAGTACAAGTGTGTTACTCTGATTTTTAAGTGAAATTCTAAAGAAAATCAATCCAgtataaaaaacatttattatgtAAATCTACATGGTCGAAAtgaatatctatctatctatctatctatctatctatctatatatatatatatatatatatatatatatatatatatatatatatatatgaatctTCTTCTAAATATTGTGTCTAAGAGGAGATCAGAGACATAAActcttctgtgtttctgtattttctcaCCTTTACATGACTGAAGAGATGAGATCTGATCCTGTTACTTTCCTTCATTGtctgactgtagtttgctctgaaGTGCTTTCTTGTGATTCTCCATCTCCTctatttgttgtttcatttgctCCCTGCTGATCTgtagtttctgcttcttttctttctgtttatcaACCTCATCATATGCAGCCTTTATTATACtctctgtgttcatgttcagtTGTTGatgatctttctttctttcctccagGCTCCATATGACCTCAGTCATGATGTCCTTTAGTTTCATGTATCCCTGTGCTTTGTTTGCTGTCTTATCTCCCTCCttcttcatcacttcttcaTCCAGTGACTTCATCTTGTTCTCCTGTTCTTCAGATTTCTTATCTGCCTCTTCACTTTGGGATTTGAGTTTTTCTTTCTGCGTCTCCAGttcctttgttattttctgtagaGATTCAATCGTCTGTGTCACATTGTTCTGTTCTTCCTCATTCTTCATGAACTCCTCATCTAGTTTTGCCTTTTTCTTgtccaaatcttctattttattGATTTCTGTCATCAGCTGTTGTCCCTCTTCCTTTGGATGTTGGAGCTGCTTCCtttctgcagtaaaaacacGAGTTGAAAACATAAAACCCAAAGTTAAAACCACGTCTACTGGTGTCACAAGGTTGTTGATCAGATCACAAATgtaatcaaacatttaaaactagAACCTGATTTCTAAGTAAATTTGCAGTTTTACTTTGATGCtgcaacatttgaaaaaaaaaatctaaattttcacttttatatGTGAACATTAGGTGAATATTTATGACTgttctgatctttttttttttagcttgaaAACTTAATCATTGTAGAGCTTtaacataaaatgcatttttgaataAATCAAACACAGTTTTGACTcactgattttgttttgcttccatTTCCAGACAAAAAGCGAGACTGTAAAAACCAACATGAGGCCAAAAATCACACTAAAGGCAACAGAAGCAGCACAGCTAGACGAGACCTCGAAGAAATCATCTgaaatcataaaaacactgcagttaCAAATCACCAAACCTCAGCTGTTCTCAGTTAAAACTcatcatttgtgtcattatttcAACCTGAAACTTGGATCActgtctctctgctctggttGATCTTTTTCTGCTGGACTCTGCAGGTGAAGTTGTTGCTGTGTCTCTTCTCCacagtcactctgctgctgacagTATAGAGGTCATCAGGACCTCTGACTGTCTCTGTAggtccagcagagaggaggtttcCATCACCGTCCAGCCACAACACCTCAGGCTGTGGATACCAGCCTGCAGACTCACACTGTAACTCCACTGAGCCATGGGTTCTATCAAGTCCTGATAAACTGATGGTTGAGGTCCTGGATGGTGAAGGTGATGAGACAGAACCTgttgagagagaaaaagacttCAGAGATGAACTTCACAGAGATTAATGACAACCAAAATTACAGAAGAAAATGCTAGTCTGCCTGATAAAAAAATATGTCTCAAAAAATtgcaatgtttaaaaaatgtcatcagacagtatatttttgaaagaaattttaaaaccaTGTCTGAAAAATGATCATATTGTAGTATGTTGTAAAAATATTATGTTTTAAATTAGCAAGTAAAGTACGCTctaaataaaatgtcatcatATGCCATGTCATAAACCTGTTATAGTACaatatgttggaaaaaaattgTGAACTGTCCTTTCCtgtcatattttaatatatctttaaaataataataataagaagaaaaagaagatgaaaaagaaTTTGTGAAAAAAGTACATTACCTATGGTGGCCCAGAAGGCCAAACACAACAGAAGTACAACACACTAATGCTAAACTCACAACACAACGGAAAAGTGCGACACATGAATGCTAAACTCACAACACAACGGAAAAGTGCGACACACGAATGCTAAACTCACAACACAACGGAAAAGTGCGACACACGAATGCTAAACTCACAACACAACGGAAAAGTGCGACACACGAATGCTAAACTCACAACACAACGGAAAAGTGCGGCACACGAATGCTAAACTCACAACACAACGGAAAAGTGCGGCACAGAATGCTAAACTCACAACACAACGGAAAAGTGCGACACACGAATGCTAAACTCACAACACAACGGAAAAGTGCGGCACACGAATGCTAAACTCACAACACAACGGAAAAGTGCGGCACACGAATGCTAAACTCACAAGACAACGGAAAAGTGCGACACACGAATGCTAAACTCACAACACAACGGAAAAGTGCGACACACGAATGCTAAACTCACAACACAACGGAAAAGTGCGGCACACGAATGCTAAACTCACAACACAACGGAAAAGTGCGGCACACGAATGCTAAACTCACAAGACAACGGAAAAGTGCGGCACACGAATGCTAAACTCACAACACAACGGAAAAGTGCGGCACACAAATGCTAAACTCACAACACAACGGAAAAGTGCGACACACGAATGCTAAACTCACAACACAACGGAAAAGTGCGACACACGAATGCTAAACTCACAAGACAACGGAAAAGTGCGACACACGAATGCTAAACTCACAACACAACGGAAAAGTGCGACACACGAATGCTAAACTCAACACAACGGAAAAGTGCGACACACGAATGCTAAACTCACAACACAACGGAAAAGTGCGGCACACGAATGCTAAACTCACAACACAACGGAAAAGTGCGACACACGAATGCTAAACTCACAAGACAACGGAAAAGTGCGACACACGAATGTTAAACTCACAACACAACGGAAAAGTGCGACACACGAATGCTAAACTCACAACACAACGGAAAAGTGCGGCACACGAATGCTAAACTCACAAGACAACGGAAAAGTGCGGCACACGAATGCTAAACTCACAACACAACGGAAAAGTGCGACACACGAATGCTAAACTCACAAGACAACGGAAAAGTGCGACACACGAATGCTAAACTCACAAGACAACGGAAAAGTGCGACACACGAATGCTAAACTCACAACACAACGGAAAAGTGCGACACACGAATGCTAAACTCAACACAACGGAAAAGTGCGACACACGAATGCTAAACTCACAAGACAACGGAAAAGTGCGGCACACGAATGCTAAACTCACAACACAACGGAAAAGTGCGACACACGAATGCTAAACTCACAAGACAACGGAAAAGTGCGACACACGAATGTTAAACTCACAACACAACGGAAAAGTGCGACACACGAATGTTAAACTCACAACACAACGGAAAAGTGCGGCACACGAATGCTAAACTCACAACACAACGGAAAAGTGTGGCACACGAATGCTAAACTCACAACACAACGGAAAAGTGCGACACACGAATGCTAAACTCACAACACAACGGAAAAGTGCGGCACACGAATGCTAAACTCACAACACAAAGGAAAAGTGCGGCACACGAATGCTAAACTCACAAGACAACGGAAAAGTGCGGCACACGAATGCTAAACTCACAACACAACGGAAAAGTGCGACACACGAATGTTAAACTCACAACACAACGGAAAAGTGCGGCACACGAATGCTAAACTCACAACACAACGGAAAAGTGCGACACACGAATGTTAAACTCACAAGACAACGGAAAAGTGCGACACACGAATGCTAAACTCACAACACAACGGAAAAGTGCGGCACACGAATGCTAAACTCACAACACAACGGAAAAGTGCGGCACACGAATGCTAAACTCACAACACAACGGAAAAGTGCGACACACGAATGCTAAACTCACAACACAACGGAAAAGTGCGGCACACGAATGCTAAACTCACAACACAACGGAAAAGTGCGGCACACGAATGCTAAACTCACAACACAACGGAAAAGTGCGGCACACGAATGCTAAACTCACAAGACAACGGAAAAGTGCGGCACACGAATGCTAAACTCACAGCACAACGGAAAAGTGCGACACACGAATGCTAAACTCACAACACAACGGAAAAGTGCGGCACACGAATGCTAAACTCACAACACAACGGAAAAGTGCGACACACGAATGCTAAACTCACAACACAACGGAAAAGTGCGGCACACGAATGCTAAACTCACAAGACAACGGAAAAGTGCGACACACGAATGCTAAACTCACAACGGATGTCACGAACCAgtgtgtgaacccaagcagcaggcacagacaggcaggtggaataaataatgattttaatatgaaattaataataatacacagGAGGAACGTAAATAGAGAGGCACGGGGAAATAACAGAATGGGTAAATTACcatattttcacgactataaggcgcacataaaagtcttagattttcttcaaattgtgcggcgcgccctgtggtgcagtgcgtcctgtgtgtgttgttgttgtaaggcggacgtagtagagaacaccatgagaacgttaaagggggaagtgtgggcgtggattgtatataaaagaaCAGGTATGTGCGTTATGCAGAACATCGTTGTTTTAACAACCCTGAAAATGGCAAAGAGACACGCTTATGAAGCACAGTTTAAACTGAAGACCATCAGCTACGTGGAGGAACATGGAAATTGAGCAGCCGCGAGAGAATTTAAGATTAATGAATTGATGGTTCGCAAgtggaggaagctggaaaacGAGCTCCTATGATTTACAGGTCAAGAAGACGCAGCTGAGTTTCCGCGGACATAAGGCGAGGCGGCCCGAGTTGGAGGAAAGACTCGAGCAGTGGATCATCGAGCAAAGAACGAGTGGGAGAAGCGTTTCAACGGTCACCATTCGACTAAAAGCAGTAACGCTAgcagaagaaatgaaaattCGTTTCATTGCTTTCGTTTCATGAAACGGTGCCATTTTTCCATCCGGACCAGGACTACGGTAGCGCAGCAACTTCCAGCGGATTATAATGAAAAGCTGGCCATCTTCTGCTCCTACTGCAGCAAACACATCGCCGACAAACACATCCAGCCCAGCCACATCACTAACATGGACGAGGTGCCGCTCACTTTCGACATCCCGGTGAGTCACACTGTGGAGAAGAAGGGGACCAGCATGGTAGCGATACACACAACGGGGTACGAAAAGTCTTCTTTTACTGTTGTGCTTGGCTGCCATGCTAATGGACAGAAACTGCCGCCTATGGTGATTTTTAAGAGAAAGACTTTGCCTAAAGAGAAGTTTCCAGCAGGAGTCATCATTAAGGCAAATGAAAGGGCTGGATGGATGAGGAAATGATGAAAGAGTGGCTGAGGGAGGTGTATGTAAGGAGACCAGGtagttttttccacgcatcaccatcgctgttgatctgtgactctatgcgtgcccatctcacagccgatgtgaaaaaacaagtgaagcaaatgaactctgagcttgctgtcattccgggaggcctgacaaaggaactccaaccgctggacatcggtgtgaaccggccgttcaaagtaaggctgcgagcggcgtgggagcgatggatgaccgatggagaccacagtttcactaagagtggaagtcagcgccgggcgagttacgccacaatttgcgaatggattgtagCTGCtcgggctaacgtgtctgctggcactgttgttcgagctttcgcaaaagccggcatcatttccgaggagccgcacggcacggaaagtgactctgacagtgaagaaagtgaacctggcatgtttgatggaggtttagcgcagctgttcaattcagaaacagaggatgaggacttccatgggtttgattgatgaagattaccagtaaaaaaaatgtgaataccaaactcagttttgctcccgctctatttttaaatacgcacacttgtatgcttgtgtgtgtgttgttgttgtaaggcggacgtagtagaggacaccatgagaacgttaaagggggaagtgtgggcgtggattgtatataaaaccctcgccatataatcaggtgcgccttatgtgtgtgttaaatacagtaatggcacacataactgagactgcgccttttagtacggtgcgccttttggtcgtgaaaatacggtaatagAACAAAAGGCGACAGCCTAGGGCCGCGATGGAGACTAAACTGAACTAAAGATGGGGGAAGAGGAAACTCACAAAAAGTCCAGGGAGACGAGGTGGGGGGTAGCAGAGGGAGCCAATGGTGGACATGGCGAGGACAGAAGCAGGCAGGGGAGTGGTGAGAGTGGAGTGGGGAATTCCGGGGTGAGGGGAGAAGACAGAACCGGCAGGGCAATCCACGGGGGAGTCTGAGTCCAGGGAGCGACGTGTTTGAAACGTCGTGCAGCATGCAGTGGGGTGACGAGCAGACGAGGTAATCCTTAGATCCAAAGAGCAGTGTGCTCGCGGCGGAATGTGGCGTGTAGTTTGCGGGGTGTAGGGAGGTGGATGAAGCAGGCGAGAAAGTCCAGGGGTTTACTGAGTCCTAAGGTGATGCATGCGTGACGGGGAGCTGTCTGCAATGTCCCAGCAGAGAGCTGAAGGCAGAGCCAGGCTTTGAATGCAGCAGATTACTGATTGAAGCCAGCTGTGTACCTCCGCAGCCGCTTCCAATTACCCCgagcagagagcaggagagggaggggcatGACAACGGAAGTGCGCAGCGGCCAGAAGAACCGGGGGACAATATTTTCTGATGGACTGTTTTGATTGCGGGAGAGTTTAATGAAAGTTGAATGCTGCTGCTCAGTGATTTTTATTAATGTAGTTATGTGTTTTCATAAATCAGCAATGTCGGTCACCATGTTGAAATTGTCATAACGTTCTGTATGTGCTCTGCCGTCCATCATTTGGTTATTGTGAAACTGGCTCTGCAGTAAGTAGTGCTAACTGCTAGCGTTACGTTGGTAATGCTTGTAATTCTGATGAATTTCTTTAATAACCCAGCATgggggcagcagcagcaggccccaACAGGCCAGCTAGTTCCTGGACCATTAGGCCCAGGCCCTGCcaaagccccagatgcagacggctccccactgaggaaacactggaatctaaaatagacGTATTGAAAATAAcaggtaaaactaaaaattaaagaataaaatagctactaaaacataaagaatagtaaaatagtaagtaaatagtaaaataaatgctaaaatagatagtaaaataaatactaaaatagtgaaataataatatagtatacaagataataaaataaataaata is a window from the Acanthochromis polyacanthus isolate Apoly-LR-REF ecotype Palm Island chromosome 23, KAUST_Apoly_ChrSc, whole genome shotgun sequence genome containing:
- the LOC110972306 gene encoding butyrophilin subfamily 3 member A2-like isoform X1; this translates as MVHMMEGSSLKSPLRSFNVLVFLLLTHLDEGQSQAMAPSESVVSMVGGDAVLPCRLEAGLDAAQVTVEWGRPDLEPRFVYIWHNGKELTNNQNAAYKGRASMSADELKQGNSSLKLTQLKISDNGRYRCYIPKHDEEYFVELLVGSVSSPSPSRTSTISLSGLDRTHGSVELQCESAGWYPQPEVLWLDGDGNLLSAGPTETVRGPDDLYTVSSRVTVEKRHSNNFTCRVQQKKINQSRETVIQVSDDFFEVSSSCAASVAFSVIFGLMLVFTVSLFVWKWKQNKIKRKQLQHPKEEGQQLMTEINKIEDLDKKKAKLDEEFMKNEEEQNNVTQTIESLQKITKELETQKEKLKSQSEEADKKSEEQENKMKSLDEEVMKKEGDKTANKAQGYMKLKDIMTEVIWSLEERKKDHQQLNMNTESIIKAAYDEVDKQKEKKQKLQISREQMKQQIEEMENHKKALQSKLQSDNEGK
- the LOC110972306 gene encoding butyrophilin subfamily 3 member A2-like isoform X3; the encoded protein is MVHMMEGSSLKSPLRSFNVLVFLLLTHFDEGQSQAMAPSESVVSMVGGDAVLPCRLEAGLDAAQVTVEWGRPDLEPRFVYIWHNGKELTNNQNAAYKGRASMSADELKQGNSSLKLTQLKISDNGRYRCYIPKHDEEYFVELLVGSVSSPSPSRTSTISLSGLDRTHGSVELQCESAGWYPQPEVLWLDGDGNLLSAGPTETVRGPDDLYTVSSRVTVEKRHSNNFTCRVQQKKINQSRETVIQVSDDFFEVSSSCAASVAFSVIFGLMLVFTVSLFVWKWKQNKIKRKQLQHPKEEGQQLMTEINKIEDLDKKKAKLDEEFMKNEEEQNNVTQTIESLQKITKELETQKEKLKSQSEEADKKSEEQENKMKSLDEEVMKKEGDKTANKAQGYMKLKDIMTEVIWSLEERKKDHQQLNMNTESIIKAAYDEVDKQKEKKQKLQISREQMKQQIEEMENHKKALQSKLQSDNEGK
- the LOC110972306 gene encoding butyrophilin subfamily 3 member A2-like isoform X4; the protein is MVHMMEGSSLKSPLRSFNVLVFLLLTHFDEGQSQAMAPSQLVVSMVGGDAVLPCHLEAGLDAAQVTVEWGRPDLEPRFVYIWHNGKEITTNQNTAYKGRVSMSIDELKQGNGSLKLTQLKMSDNGRYRCYIPKQNKEYFVELLVGSVSSPSPSRTSTISLSGLDRTHGSVELQCESAGWYPQPEVLWLDGDGNLLSAGPTETVRGPDDLYTVSSRVTVEKRHSNNFTCRVQQKKINQSRETVIQVSDDFFEVSSSCAASVAFSVIFGLMLVFTVSLFVWKWKQNKIKRKQLQHPKEEGQQLMTEINKIEDLDKKKAKLDEEFMKNEEEQNNVTQTIESLQKITKELETQKEKLKSQSEEADKKSEEQENKMKSLDEEVMKKEGDKTANKAQGYMKLKDIMTEVIWSLEERKKDHQQLNMNTESIIKAAYDEVDKQKEKKQKLQISREQMKQQIEEMENHKKALQSKLQSDNEGK